The window aaggaggaaaaaggaaaagcTTTCTCCTTCAAACCTGCAAACACTAAAGCATCACTGAATATTTAGATTTTACAGCGTGCAGGTcaaagcagagaaaacagaTGCACCTCTGCTGTGTGCTAGTATTAAGGCTGTACCTCTGCAGTCCAGCACAAGTCTTAAAACCGGCATCTGTCGTCGAGCATTAAGGGTGCactaaagttagcatgctaagctgCTAACCGTAAATACACCCAACATCACTAGGAGAATGCTGAGAGGTCTTGATATTGGTAGGCCTCAGAAAGGACTACAGTGCACACATCtggtgccctcctgtggtctaTATAGTGCATGTCATATTTAAGATATGTGTGACATTGTGTTGGCAATACAGATTTGCACCACTAGATGGTGTAATAGGCCAACGTAATATCTAGTCTCAGACcagttagagaggaagagagcatCCTTTCTTTTAATATTGCTCTGTGTGAGTGATGAGAGCCATTTAGGGGAAACAACAGCGCCCCCATCTGGAGGAGGGCAGAACAAATTTCATACAaacagcctctttttttttctttttttttaattgtatgcATATGTGCTTGTTGAGTGTAGTCTGCCCCAAGGAAGAATCAGAGCGGTGAGGTCTCGTACATTCATACTCCAACATCCAACGTGTATAATtaaagctagcatgctaacaagctGCAAACACTTGCCCCCACTTTGAACCACTGGATGGTGGAGTGAGTCAGTGCAGAAGTGGAAGAGCCAGAGTGAGCAGTGTCTAGTATAGAAATCCTCCACCAACAGCCTGTGTGATGACCTGCTGGGTGAGCGACATGACTGCACCTGTGTTACTGTAAGAATAATGGTGGCGTATGCACTTAGCATTAGCTCAGCACAAATGACAGACGCCTTGAGGGAGAAATTAAACTCCCCCGTCAGaacatgactgacagctgacagaGGCTGTGTGTTGGAGTTTCGATTATTAATCAGACAGCATGCCAGCAGCACTGATGAATCGCCTGCTCTGCTGCATCTAATCTACACGCTGGCCTCCCCTCCTCGACCTTCACTGGAGACTTGACTGAGTGAAAGTAGAGAAAAGAGAAGACGATCCATCTCCATTACCCCCTTCTTCACGCTGGTTATttagcatcacacacaccctACATCTCTTCCCTTGTTTCCAGCTCGATCACTTTTTCATTTcccctgtctctgcagctcgCTTGTTGCTTTCCTATTCCTTCACCCCGGGGAAATGCTGCTCTGTTAATGACGCACTCTCAGAGCGATGTTAATGCCGCCTGAGTGTCACACTGTTTAAAGCACTTACTATTCTCAAGGTTCCTCCTGTGCGCAACAGCAAGAACATGAAATCCTGCATCTGCACTACTGAGGAGGTTCCAGTCAAAACATAGGTgcatactgccccctgctgttcacATTTCAAAGTTAAagccacaacaaaaacaataatcatcaacatcatcatatATATAGCACCTTTAAAAATAAGGTTTACAAAGCGATAAGCGATGGAGCACACAACGGGATGCAATAATAGTTCTGATGATCAGAAGGGTCCCACCTGAGGATCTAAGGATGCAGGCTGGTTCAATAATTCTGGATCTTTCAGTCCATTCCAAATCAAAGTCATGTGATGTTGCTGTAAGAAGGCAGACAGCAGTAAGCTTTTAGCCAGCCGCCGGTCCCCACAGGAGGCTCTCTGACTGGCTCTCCATCCCGGCCTTTGCATCCACGGGTCATTGTTCCATGTTTCCGCCTCACTCCCAGACCGTCTgaaacacacctgctgctttGGTGTTGTGGGACAGATGAAGCCAGAAAGCTCAGGCTGATTGAGGCAGAGGTCACAGCTGGGCCACTTCACCTGCACAATCAAGCATGGTTACAGGTAATTGATGGGTAATCTGTAAAGCTGTgggatgcacaaacacaaagctgtttatttttcacacacacttaactTTAACTGAACTCTACTGAGACCACAGAAAAGTGGGGATGATGGAGTGAAGCAGCAGAGTGCCAAATCATTTTCAATTCAGGGAAAATGTGTCCAAATCACCCATGTGATCACTGGAGGCCCTCtctgtgatcacacacacacctgcatgtgCTTGATGTGTCACATTCACTTCCCAGCACAgtcctctctctcctacactcacacacttcactCCTGTGTGCGTGGTCACTGGGATTACACGTTTTACTTACAGTTTGTAGTGATTCTGCAGGAATTAAGAGGcaaagtgaaaacaaactgtCGCCACAGGCAGCTGCTCAGGAAAGGTCAGCCTGCTGCAAAACAACAGCACCCACAATAACAGCAGTGTCACAGAGACGTCATGTGTGAATACCATTCACAGTAGCTTGTGCGAGATTTAGGGCTCAGCTACATGTAAAGTCTAAATAAGTGTCTTTCATGAGATAATCTGCACTCATATCGTCTTGCTTTGTCTATATATTTTCataacagcttttttttcatttaaacctAATTagtaaatacacaaaaaatgCTAAGACAGCTTCATGCATGGTGATACAAAGGCCTTCATGTATGTGCTGCATGTTTTATTCATAATACTGaccacacataaaataaaaatatgattaaataagctgtgaatgtttttaaaCAAGGTGATGATGGGACACGACTTCTTGCTCATGATTACCTCAATTGTTTTTGGTGAGgacgtgacctttgacctccataTTCTTCAGTTCATTTTTAAGACCATTCCAGTCCAAGTGACTGTCACATAATATTGATGGGGAAAAAAGTCTAGCCTTGACTCAGGCTGCTTTTTTTCCCTGAGAACCAGTTTGCCTTCGAGGTTAGTTTAGTCTTCGTCTTAGAAATCATGACCAGACCAAAACATTCAGACCGAGACGCCCAAAGATTAGATCTGGCTCCTAGTCATCTGGTCAGGTCTTGTGTGGCGCTCTTTCCACCTTGAAATGCGactctgcagcatcagcagatttgttttccaGCTTCTTTGTCGAACTGATGTGCAAAAAATGCTGTGATGTAATCAACCGTCACCGTGGTGACTCGTCGAGCAATTCAGACCAGAGCGAACGAGCTGAGGTGTGGAAGCAGATTCGCATATTTCCATGACGTGAAgtaaagcaaacacacaataaatacaagtttttacttttttatttcatcttAACATGAACATTAAAAGCAGAGCAAATTTAAACAAGTTCTTCAGTCCTCAAAATATTTTGATCAAAATGAAATCAGAGTATTTTTACAGTTACGGGACACGAGCGATGGACGTAGCTCTAAagtggaggagaaaaagagacacTCCCTGTCTAACATTGTACATAcgcttccaaaaaaaaaaagtcaagaggTGAGGTGGAACGTGACAAATCAATACAAACCACAagcactgtttttatttcaattcCACTAAATGTCAAGGAACATGGAGGATGTGTaaagatttcaaaataagagaacAAAAACCAATATCTCCTCTAAGGTTTGGTATTTAAAGGTCTGAAAATCAGATGAACCACAACTACCCTCGTCTggccaaaaatgaaaaaaaatctgatataTTTGTAGACAGGAAATGGAACTCaacctttcctctctctgtgtttgcttttacatgtgtactttgtgtttttttttttcttttgaataaGCCACTACGTATCTGTGGTTCACCTTGTTTTTAAGCAGCGACGTGTCAGGTTCAGGGTGAGGATGGGTTGCGCTCTTCCACTTCTTCCTCCACCAGAAATATCCCAGCATCCCCTGTGGGGCAAAAAAAAACGTCCACAGAGAGGAGTGTTAGCAAAGGTCCCAccatcagacatcatcatcatccctcaGAGGAGAACGGAAACAAGAGACACCGTAAAAGCTACTCAAATACTAGCACACACTTGTAcattattgatgtttttctggGAGGTCTAAAATGAAGATGATATTCCCTTTGCCAAAGTGAAAGTGCATAAATCAATGCTTTAGATCTGAACTCTGTAGAAACACATACATCGGTGACAATTTCCACTTTTGGCAGAGGTATACCCATCTGTGCATCATTTTCTTACAAACATGTGTCTCTGATTCAAATCACATTTTCTCCccaaacatgttaaaaaaaatatatatacataaatatacacCATCAAGCGTTCTGGATCAGTACAGCATTGTTATTCTGACAGAAATGGATGTGGGTAGAGAAAGGAGTACCTGGGGTGAGTACCTGCACAGTTTGACAGTCAGAGAGTATCCTTGATTTTTAATTTGCCCTTTTTCTCATGTGGTCTCGCTCACAACACCAACGCTGTGTGAGGTATGGAAGTCAGCTGCAATTCATGCGATACACCCCTACCCTCCAGTTAGTAAGCCCGcccaccaaaacacacacttgcatggCATCATCAGGCACAGTCAGCTCGACAACAAATCCATGGCATTCGAGTTTTGTCACATACGCCTTTAggccctgtgtgtctgtgtgtttacatgtgagcgacacaacaacacacatgtaGGCACACAGTGACTGAATCTCAACCCTACAAGGAATATCTCAACAAAGAGCAAGTTATTACAGCTTCCttctttaaaagtaaaaaaataaaaacaagtaaaaaaaaaacaggcaggaaAACGTTGATTatttatgattgtttttttctgccattttgtCCACAGAGACAAATAATACATCTATAAGGATCAAAAACCGATACAAAACGAGGGGTACCTCCGGGCATGTTTGCTCAGGGCTACACTGGCCTTTCCCTCTTGGctttgtgtgaatgttttcTACCTTCTTCTCATTCATCGGGCCTAGTCCTTCATCTTCAGTGCATACTTAAGATGCACTATTCAAAAACAGGATAAAGATATTTGCATGTAGTACATAAGACAAAATCATAGGCATTGAACTGAACATAAACAGGGTGGGAGAGGAAAGGTGAGAGGGTGGGTAAGGCAAGGGGGGATGGGGGATGGGGGAGGGAGGTTGGGGTTGTGAAAGGGTGGAGGGCTGGGTTGAGAGCCAGgggagagtgaggaggaggacgcaCTTACCTGAGCCTGATCTGAGGTCCTATCAGATCAGTTTTAATTGGACTGAGTGTCACCTTCAGAATGGAGGAGCTCTTGCTGGCCGTTAAGCAGAGGGGAGGAGGCAGCTGCCTCGGTCTGCATCGGTTCCGCTTCTGAAGAAGCCTTAATGGCGGCCGCATCACCGTCGGCATGTTTGTCTTTCTTagagctgctcctctcctccgtCACCTTACGGTCTGAGGAAACATTAATTTATTATCATCTATGGTCAGGTCGTCTAGGGTCCACTTTACTCGTCATGACATTTTTACTGCAACAGAAATGGTCCCCTTATCGTCCCTTTGAGCCTCAGACCTTCCACTGAGGTGTAGAAGTCATGGGGCTCAGAAGGTGAAGTAATAATCAGACCACAACAAAAAACCCCTAAGGGGGAATTTTCTGCAACAAGCACTACGGTCCTGGCCAAAACATTACATGATGTTTTCTAAACCCAGGAAGTGAAGACAGGCATAAGATGGCACTATCGTTTACATAGTGAGAAAAAAGTCCAATACAGAGGAAAGGCAAGTCAAGtgatcacagctgcagcatgcaGAGGCTTCGCCAGCTGCCTTGGAATCTACTATTATTTTACTAGCTGGATGTGTTGTTGGAGAgaactgatttttttcattaacaTTTTACTCAAGTAAAGTCTATAGTGGCAAAATGTCTTTGGTCATACACACAAggctaaatggaaaaaaacaacttttagtGACTGATGGTTGAGAAAACAATATAATTAGACTAAGCCCAATTTTAAGGTTTGAGAAGGAAAAGCTTCAAACTGCCATCTCCCTCAAAGTCCTCACCTTTGTCTTTGGACGaccgctctctgtctctttccttttctctgtccctgtctttGCTGCGGCTGCGGTGGCGGTGCGATTTACGCTCCGAGCTGCGGGACCTCCTCTTGTCGCGACTGCGGGAGCGTCGCTTTCTGTCAGAGCGATCACGACTGCGCCTCCTCTCACGGTCACGGCTCCTGCAGGAAGAAGGAGTTACTACATGTTAAACGCAGAGGTCTGGCGTGTGTTAACGATGCAGCCGTGGTGGTGCTTTGGGATGTATGCCTACattttgtctcctctctgtcctcactacTGAGAGCTGGTATTTAAAATGTTCAATAAGGAGGAGAAGAGTTACTTTTAGAGCAGCTAAGTGAAGTTTGATAGCCTTCATCATTTGAATTAGTACTGTCAGCAGCATGCTGGATGCACCCTGCAATTTCAGGACATTTGTAAAACACAAAGCAGGCTTAACTTGCAGGGTTTACAGAGCAGTCAAACTGTCATGTTAGCTCTGAGGGTGGATAAAAACTGTGCTCTAAGTCCAGTCTCATCACTGTGGGTAAAGTCAGCTGTACCTGCTGCGTTTGCGTTCCCGCTCCTTGTCTCTGCTCCTGGACCTCCGACGATCCCGGGATCGACTCCGCTTCCTGTCCGACGCTCGACTGGAGTGGCGACTGTTGGAGTGGCTTCGCCGTGACctcctgtccctctctctgtctcgatCTCTGTCCcgctctctgtccctctcccttTCACGTTCTCTCTCTcgttccctctctttctcccgtTCCTTCTCTcgctccttttccttctcttcctcctctttgcgcttcttctccctctcctccctctcgcGCTCGCGGTCCTCTCGGTCTCTTCTAAGTGCTGGGTTTTCACCTTGCGGGTCTTCAGAGCGGCGACGCAGTTTTTCCTGAAAGAAGATACATCAAGTCACATCACAGCTCAGCGTCATACCTGGTTAAACACAAGCTCAGGCACAATCCCGTTACCTTGAGCTCCTCTACAGTGGATTTGATCTTGGCATAGCCCATGTGCTGCTTGCCCATCAAGTGGTCGTCAACCCGGGACTGTGCGTCACCCACAATGAGAAAGGccccacacacctcacacacctcCATCTGTTTCTCCTGGGCTGCAAAGCTCTCGATAGTCTagacacaaaatatatatatatatattaaaagagTCATTTGTATTTAACATGAATAAACTGTGTGTCAGCTGCCAACATAACATAAACAGCATGGGGTTCGCAGGTTTACCATTTCAACAAGGAGTATGTTAAATAGACAGCAAGGTAACTTATACTCTGagtctgttaccatggcaactcgCTTTTAGACTCCTTCCCTTTAAACAGCAAGAGGCAGTTTCATTTCCTCAATCGCTCAATCTTTACGACGCATGCTTTACCAGAAGCTGAGTGAATATTTATAAAACCTGTCTGCGAGGAGGCTGATTTAGTTGACAGTTAGCAGTTACTGCTCCAATACAACTATAAGATTATGCTTAAttgatttattatatttcacttttagcACCTTTTGTTTTCCACCCATGTCAGCTGCCGCTACAAGATAATGAATTTCAGATTTAAGATAGCAACACTCCTTGCTGCTGAAGCCATGTTACTTTTTTAACGGAACATATGTTCAAACTCGCCATGTATCTGCTTCAGGTGCACCTCTTGCTCTCAGCCTCTAATTCCATGGTGAATCCTGGTATCAGGGCTCCATTAATGATGACTGTTTGACAGTTAATGTACATTCACTTAACTCAGCGACTGACAGAACTGATTCCAAGGAGCCCATTTGAAACCAGAGTTTGTTGAACCTCCTTGATGAAACGACCCCCTGAACAGTGTCTATAGGGCGATTAGCCCAATGTTAGCTGACTTACCGAGGGGGTGGAGCTGAGcagctccctctcctcctttagCTGCTCCACCAGCTTCATCATTCCCTGGGCCTCCTCCACTCTGCCTTCTGACCCCAGCTCCTCAATCTGAGTGAAGGTAATCACACTATGTAGCAATGCAAAAACACCAACAAGTAGTTTCAACTGTCTTTTCTTCAAAATGTACAAACTATAAAAATGTGTCCATTACATACTTGTACAACCAGGTCTTCAATTTTCTCTGTTAGAACCTGGGCCTTCTCTTCATTCTTCCCTGACGGAGCAGGACCCTGCTGAAATATGGAGGCCACGTATTGCAGTTTGAGTTCATGATTTGTGCTGCAGATGACAGAATAAAGTGTCAAAATCAAAATGCAACTCACTCCGGCATTCTGCTGCGCCTGGGAAAGGGCCAGCCGGGCATGACCTCTACGAATCCGCCTTTCCACTTCTGCAAGGAGTGACTGCAGGTAGCGTAGAAAATCGCGTTCGTAGCCCTCCTTCATGAACCGGGAGCTTTTCTCATATCTGGTCACGGAAATGTTTAAATAGTTGAAAATAAAGAGACTTTACAGAGAAATTGGTTTCAAACTTATAACTAGAACTTACGattttctgagattttcatcaTGGATTTTCTCACAAGGACCTGTGGGGAATGGTAGAGCACATGGATCTGTCAAGGACTGCTGGATTAAATCAGATTTATTTATGGATCCTCAC of the Parambassis ranga chromosome 8, fParRan2.1, whole genome shotgun sequence genome contains:
- the luc7l3 gene encoding luc7-like protein 3 isoform X2 translates to MLSAAQLLDELMGRDRNLAPNEKRSNVRWDDESVCRYYLCGFCPAELFTNTRSDLGPCEKIHDENLRKSYEKSSRFMKEGYERDFLRYLQSLLAEVERRIRRGHARLALSQAQQNAGGPAPSGKNEEKAQVLTEKIEDLVVQIEELGSEGRVEEAQGMMKLVEQLKEERELLSSTPSTIESFAAQEKQMEVCEVCGAFLIVGDAQSRVDDHLMGKQHMGYAKIKSTVEELKEKLRRRSEDPQGENPALRRDREDREREREEREKKRKEEEEKEKEREKEREKERERERERERERDRERDRDRDRERDRRSRRSHSNSRHSSRASDRKRSRSRDRRRSRSRDKERERKRSRSRDRERRRSRDRSDRKRRSRSRDKRRSRSSERKSHRHRSRSKDRDREKERDRERSSKDKDRKVTEERSSSKKDKHADGDAAAIKASSEAEPMQTEAAASSPLLNGQQELLHSEGDTQSN
- the luc7l3 gene encoding luc7-like protein 3 isoform X1; this translates as MLSAAQLLDELMGRDRNLAPNEKRSNVRWDDESVCRYYLCGFCPAELFTNTRSDLGPCEKIHDENLRKSYEKSSRFMKEGYERDFLRYLQSLLAEVERRIRRGHARLALSQAQQNAGQGPAPSGKNEEKAQVLTEKIEDLVVQIEELGSEGRVEEAQGMMKLVEQLKEERELLSSTPSTIESFAAQEKQMEVCEVCGAFLIVGDAQSRVDDHLMGKQHMGYAKIKSTVEELKEKLRRRSEDPQGENPALRRDREDREREREEREKKRKEEEEKEKEREKEREKERERERERERERDRERDRDRDRERDRRSRRSHSNSRHSSRASDRKRSRSRDRRRSRSRDKERERKRSRSRDRERRRSRDRSDRKRRSRSRDKRRSRSSERKSHRHRSRSKDRDREKERDRERSSKDKDRKVTEERSSSKKDKHADGDAAAIKASSEAEPMQTEAAASSPLLNGQQELLHSEGDTQSN